The Longimicrobium sp. genome contains a region encoding:
- a CDS encoding shikimate kinase — protein AFRTMEAALTAEVADQPNLVLAPGGGWILRPEQLDPLGATTLSVWLRVSVDETVRRLRADTIDRPFREHPDPRGMIASMLAEREPLYRLADVSIPAEGRSPEDIAFEIETIIRTRREVRLR, from the coding sequence GCGTTCCGGACGATGGAGGCGGCGCTTACCGCCGAGGTCGCCGACCAACCGAACCTCGTCCTGGCGCCCGGCGGCGGATGGATACTGCGCCCCGAACAGCTGGACCCGCTGGGCGCCACCACGCTCTCCGTATGGCTTCGCGTATCCGTCGACGAAACCGTGCGCCGCCTGCGCGCCGACACCATCGACCGGCCGTTCCGCGAGCACCCGGACCCGCGCGGGATGATCGCGTCCATGCTGGCGGAACGCGAGCCGCTGTACCGCCTGGCCGACGTTTCCATCCCCGCCGAGGGCCGCTCGCCCGAGGACATCGCCTTCGAGATCGAGACCATCATCCGCACCCGGCGCGAGGTGAGGCTACGGTAA